A stretch of the Leptospira bandrabouensis genome encodes the following:
- a CDS encoding DUF4442 domain-containing protein, translating to MRHREILLEYKVHPLWQFLEQTYGFEQAFRMFKPYEGANILPRLVDKNTMVVSMPLILSNTNYVGTHFGGSLYSMCDPFFMFLLMMNLGKDYMVWDKGAKIDFVKPGEGTVTATFHIPNSEFEDIKEFLKKEKKTVRTYETEVVGEDGKTVAKITKDLYIRRLV from the coding sequence ATGAGACACAGGGAAATTCTTCTGGAATACAAAGTCCATCCATTATGGCAATTTTTAGAACAAACTTACGGGTTCGAACAAGCCTTTCGCATGTTCAAACCCTATGAAGGTGCAAATATTCTACCGAGACTCGTAGACAAAAATACGATGGTGGTTTCTATGCCACTGATTCTATCAAACACGAATTATGTGGGCACTCATTTCGGTGGATCCCTTTACTCTATGTGTGATCCCTTCTTTATGTTTTTATTAATGATGAATCTTGGAAAAGATTATATGGTTTGGGACAAAGGGGCAAAAATTGATTTTGTCAAACCAGGAGAAGGTACGGTTACTGCCACCTTTCATATTCCCAACAGTGAATTTGAAGATATCAAAGAATTCTTAAAAAAAGAGAAAAAAACCGTTCGGACCTATGAAACCGAAGTGGTTGGTGAAGATGGGAAAACTGTCGCCAAAATCACCAAGGATTTATACATTCGAAGGTTGGTTTAA
- a CDS encoding TraR/DksA family transcriptional regulator, whose translation MPKPAAKSSSSEKGVDKKFIEEVRELLQEKKESLLIKLNQWEDTSSPSGLKEMGDIADIASELNSEALTSVLTENEIETLREIELALEKIENGTYGICEGTKKKIPLARLKAIPWTRFTVEFAEQMAKSRNRAGGYRMDSLSAYPVTGMDVDSLD comes from the coding sequence ATGCCTAAACCAGCTGCAAAATCTTCATCGTCAGAGAAGGGAGTGGACAAAAAGTTCATTGAAGAGGTGCGAGAGCTCCTCCAAGAGAAAAAAGAGTCCCTCTTAATCAAACTCAATCAGTGGGAAGACACCAGTTCTCCTTCTGGATTGAAAGAGATGGGTGATATTGCCGATATCGCATCCGAACTCAATTCAGAGGCCTTAACTTCTGTTTTGACTGAAAACGAAATTGAAACTCTACGTGAGATCGAACTTGCGTTAGAAAAGATTGAAAACGGAACCTACGGGATTTGCGAAGGAACGAAGAAAAAAATTCCACTCGCAAGGCTCAAAGCCATCCCGTGGACAAGATTTACTGTGGAATTTGCGGAACAAATGGCGAAGAGCCGTAACCGTGCTGGTGGATACCGTATGGATTCTTTATCTGCATACCCAGTTACTGGAATGGATGTGGATTCTCTGGACTAA
- the rpmG gene encoding 50S ribosomal protein L33 → MREIIKLTCVPCAIPGRSNYFQTKNKKTKSEKLVTKKYCKFCKSHTDHKETKV, encoded by the coding sequence ATGAGAGAAATCATAAAACTAACCTGTGTCCCATGTGCGATACCTGGGCGGTCAAATTACTTCCAGACTAAAAACAAGAAGACTAAGTCGGAAAAACTTGTGACTAAAAAATATTGCAAATTTTGCAAATCACATACGGATCACAAGGAAACCAAAGTCTAA
- a CDS encoding bile acid:sodium symporter family protein has translation MFTQISKLLVNAFPLVLLLISGIGFVFPEKIIWFQGPWITYSLGAIMLGMGLTLEAEDFIRILKQPKPILIGTVLQYTIMPILGYSLGYLFQLPQAFAVGLILVSCCPGGTASNVITFLSKADVPLSVTLTSVSTILGILMTPFLVAILIGSRLEIDRLGLVFTTFQVILVPVALGLFLKSLFPKLTREVQDFFPVLSVLLIAMIVASIIASGKETILNSDFRIFFAVILLHLGGFGFGGIFSWYLTKNAKTSKTISIEVGMQNSGLGAVLARTHFLDPNTAIPSALSSLTHSLLGSLFATYFRKEQKKPSIVD, from the coding sequence ATGTTTACTCAAATTTCGAAACTCCTTGTCAATGCCTTTCCCCTTGTGCTTCTTTTGATTTCGGGGATTGGTTTTGTATTTCCTGAAAAAATCATTTGGTTCCAAGGTCCTTGGATTACGTATAGTCTCGGTGCCATTATGCTTGGGATGGGACTCACTCTGGAAGCAGAAGATTTTATTCGTATTTTAAAACAACCAAAACCAATTCTTATTGGAACTGTATTACAATATACGATTATGCCCATCCTTGGATATTCCCTCGGATATTTGTTCCAACTACCGCAAGCCTTTGCTGTGGGACTTATCCTTGTCTCTTGTTGTCCCGGAGGAACGGCCTCTAATGTAATCACATTTTTATCCAAAGCAGATGTGCCTTTAAGTGTTACCTTAACTTCTGTTTCCACTATCCTTGGAATTTTAATGACTCCCTTTCTTGTTGCGATTCTTATTGGCAGTCGATTGGAGATTGACCGGTTGGGACTTGTGTTTACAACCTTCCAAGTGATTTTAGTTCCCGTTGCTTTAGGATTATTCTTAAAATCCCTTTTCCCCAAACTTACCAGAGAAGTTCAGGATTTTTTTCCCGTACTTTCTGTACTCTTGATTGCAATGATCGTGGCTTCGATTATTGCCAGTGGGAAAGAAACCATTTTAAATTCTGACTTTCGAATCTTTTTTGCAGTGATCCTTTTGCATTTAGGTGGGTTTGGGTTTGGTGGAATTTTTAGTTGGTATTTGACAAAGAATGCAAAAACGTCCAAAACCATCTCCATCGAAGTAGGGATGCAAAATTCGGGGCTTGGGGCCGTGCTCGCCAGGACCCATTTTCTCGACCCGAACACCGCCATTCCTAGTGCTTTATCGAGTTTGACCCATTCGCTTCTGGGAAGTCTATTTGCTACCTATTTCAGAAAGGAACAGAAAAAACCCTCTATTGTCGATTGA
- a CDS encoding aminotransferase class V-fold PLP-dependent enzyme, whose amino-acid sequence MSLNPSELPSFPTFSQWKGISQYFPVQNDSVWLNYCGTTPVSTYAIDMMNLYFQEYARYGIFAPSFAEPVIKSKIKGYISEILNCDPSEIGIVHNTSEGMNLYSHSIQIPKGKRILVLENEYPSNVYPWEHWKDKGVGLDFIPVGKTPDEFLTNLKTELGKGDVYILSLSPVHWCTGVVFDMEAVSKLCETSSTKLVIDGSQAVGHIPLDFGKLKVAFCAFAAWKWLLGPLGLGVVYLSKEESKGFKLIFKGQASVVNDSNYFPYRDEWKPAADQFEQSTINFNDWIYFYASLKMLSTLGFSRVRERIYEVAGMFKEAIHDLGFTLESDAFPQIKTGILAITGHKDPSKFQPEAIQAFLKQRKITTAVRLGRLRMAPHIAIEEEHVARVKKALTEYLNQS is encoded by the coding sequence ATGTCTCTGAATCCATCCGAACTTCCATCGTTTCCTACCTTTTCCCAATGGAAAGGGATCTCCCAGTATTTTCCCGTACAAAATGATTCCGTTTGGTTGAATTATTGTGGGACCACCCCTGTTTCTACTTATGCCATCGATATGATGAATCTCTACTTTCAGGAATATGCAAGGTATGGGATTTTTGCCCCCAGTTTTGCAGAACCTGTGATTAAGTCCAAAATCAAAGGTTATATTTCAGAAATTCTAAATTGTGATCCATCGGAAATTGGGATTGTGCATAACACAAGTGAGGGGATGAATCTTTATTCTCATAGCATTCAAATCCCCAAGGGAAAACGAATCCTTGTTTTGGAAAATGAATACCCTAGTAATGTATATCCTTGGGAACATTGGAAAGATAAGGGAGTTGGTTTAGATTTTATCCCAGTGGGAAAAACCCCCGATGAATTTTTAACAAATCTCAAAACCGAATTAGGTAAAGGGGATGTATACATTCTTAGCCTATCGCCTGTTCATTGGTGTACGGGAGTGGTTTTTGATATGGAAGCCGTTTCCAAACTTTGTGAAACAAGCTCCACCAAACTCGTGATTGACGGAAGCCAAGCGGTAGGTCATATCCCTCTCGATTTTGGGAAATTGAAAGTGGCATTTTGTGCTTTTGCCGCCTGGAAGTGGTTACTTGGACCATTGGGTTTGGGAGTTGTGTATTTATCTAAAGAAGAATCCAAAGGATTCAAACTCATCTTTAAAGGCCAGGCCAGTGTCGTCAACGATTCCAACTATTTCCCTTATCGGGACGAATGGAAACCTGCTGCCGACCAATTTGAACAAAGTACTATCAATTTCAATGATTGGATTTATTTTTATGCCTCTCTAAAGATGTTATCAACTCTTGGGTTTTCTCGGGTTAGGGAACGGATTTATGAAGTGGCAGGAATGTTTAAGGAAGCAATTCATGATCTCGGATTTACTTTAGAATCAGATGCATTTCCCCAAATAAAAACAGGGATCCTTGCCATCACAGGCCATAAAGATCCGTCCAAATTCCAACCGGAAGCCATCCAGGCTTTTTTAAAACAAAGAAAAATCACAACAGCGGTGCGACTGGGCCGGTTACGAATGGCTCCTCATATAGCCATTGAAGAAGAACATGTGGCCCGGGTGAAAAAGGCGTTAACCGAATACTTAAACCAAAGTTAG
- the alr gene encoding alanine racemase, producing MLSSRIYLSRSAFSHNIALFRKLIGPKTKFTAIIKSNAYGHGLLATASIALDAGADYLGVNSLEEALSIRRVFPKATVLIMGSIPDLKERKESLADENFWVMVSRVVEMEILSKLSPTPKIHLKVDTGMSRLGIPASDADALAKEIFEKKLPLSGIATHFASTEDFTEHSYSMLQLSKFQDTIDTFAKHGFIDLICHCASSASAMLFSEARMDLVRVGISLYGLWPSLETKLSLSLMKKDVGMLKPALSWRTQIQHIQNLSQGTFIGYGSTYKTTHDTKLAVVPVGYYEGLDRKLSNHGYMLIRGERAKILGRICMNMTMLDITHIPDAKLGDDVVILGKSGNEFISADDHAAWTGTINYEVVTRILGSFPRIIED from the coding sequence GTGCTCTCTTCTCGGATTTATCTCTCTCGGTCGGCGTTTAGCCACAATATTGCCCTCTTTCGAAAGCTGATTGGACCCAAAACCAAGTTTACTGCCATTATCAAATCAAATGCTTATGGGCACGGCCTTCTTGCAACAGCCTCCATCGCTCTGGATGCAGGTGCCGATTATTTGGGAGTCAATTCCTTAGAAGAAGCCCTTTCCATTCGGCGCGTTTTTCCAAAAGCCACAGTTTTGATTATGGGGAGCATTCCTGATCTGAAAGAAAGAAAGGAATCATTGGCAGATGAAAATTTTTGGGTTATGGTCTCTCGGGTGGTAGAAATGGAAATTCTCTCCAAACTTTCCCCTACACCCAAAATCCATCTGAAAGTGGACACAGGGATGTCTAGGCTTGGAATTCCCGCAAGCGATGCGGATGCTCTTGCCAAAGAAATTTTCGAAAAAAAACTCCCTCTTTCGGGAATCGCCACCCACTTTGCCAGCACAGAAGATTTTACAGAACATAGTTATTCCATGTTACAACTGAGTAAGTTTCAAGATACGATCGACACATTCGCTAAACACGGGTTTATCGATCTTATTTGCCATTGCGCCTCGTCTGCATCTGCTATGTTATTTTCAGAAGCAAGGATGGATTTGGTTCGTGTGGGAATTTCTCTCTATGGACTTTGGCCAAGTCTTGAAACAAAACTGTCCCTTTCTCTTATGAAAAAAGATGTGGGGATGTTAAAACCAGCTCTCAGTTGGAGAACCCAAATCCAACATATTCAAAATCTAAGCCAAGGTACATTTATTGGCTACGGATCTACTTATAAAACCACACATGATACAAAATTGGCAGTGGTTCCCGTCGGATACTATGAGGGACTGGATCGGAAACTTTCGAATCATGGTTATATGCTCATTCGTGGGGAACGAGCCAAAATTTTAGGTCGGATTTGTATGAATATGACAATGCTTGATATCACACATATCCCTGATGCAAAACTAGGTGATGATGTTGTCATTTTGGGTAAGTCAGGAAATGAATTCATTTCCGCAGATGATCATGCCGCTTGGACTGGGACCATTAACTACGAAGTGGTAACAAGAATTTTGGGATCGTTTCCCCGTATTATTGAAGACTAG
- a CDS encoding alpha/beta fold hydrolase has protein sequence MSERQIYNWKNHRLTYVKHKSLNPKAKETIVLIGGWCSAAGYWGLNIPFFRQFGDVIELDLVGHYPAEIIDQKKGLTLQDFLETQAQGIWASAGEKDITLVGHSTGGMAVLAIASLFPQKIKQVISIAPYVHGPVPGILKIGVMGLRANLGTFFDFGFKIGKALPKALQIGFSYGVYDSRAFHAREDIKQFLKDYNPQFECLNPRQILMILEMLDRTDIRPLVFGNQVPTLIMRGEEDPIIPGKDVMELERTTPHVKAVLFSECGHFVHMEKQQAAEKVMKDFILMKKVSSTKKSFF, from the coding sequence ATGTCAGAGAGACAAATTTATAATTGGAAAAATCATAGATTAACCTACGTGAAACATAAATCACTCAATCCGAAGGCCAAAGAAACCATTGTCCTTATTGGTGGTTGGTGTTCTGCTGCTGGGTATTGGGGTCTTAACATACCTTTTTTTCGCCAGTTCGGAGATGTCATTGAACTAGACTTAGTTGGTCATTATCCTGCAGAAATTATTGATCAAAAAAAAGGTTTAACCCTCCAAGACTTTTTAGAAACACAGGCACAAGGAATTTGGGCTTCGGCTGGAGAAAAAGACATCACATTAGTTGGTCATTCGACAGGTGGGATGGCAGTCCTTGCCATCGCTTCCCTTTTCCCACAAAAAATCAAACAAGTGATTTCCATTGCTCCCTATGTCCACGGACCCGTACCTGGAATTTTAAAAATTGGTGTGATGGGACTCCGCGCCAACTTGGGTACTTTTTTTGACTTTGGATTCAAAATTGGAAAGGCCCTTCCCAAAGCCTTACAAATCGGATTTTCCTATGGAGTGTATGATTCGAGAGCCTTCCATGCCCGCGAAGACATCAAACAATTTTTAAAAGATTACAATCCACAATTTGAATGTTTGAATCCAAGACAAATCCTAATGATCCTAGAAATGTTAGATAGAACCGATATTCGTCCCCTAGTCTTTGGAAATCAAGTTCCTACACTCATTATGCGAGGAGAAGAGGATCCGATCATTCCAGGAAAAGATGTAATGGAACTGGAAAGAACCACACCTCATGTCAAAGCAGTGTTGTTTTCTGAATGCGGACATTTTGTACACATGGAAAAACAACAGGCAGCGGAAAAAGTTATGAAAGATTTTATTCTTATGAAAAAGGTCTCTTCCACAAAGAAATCCTTTTTCTAA
- a CDS encoding carbon-nitrogen hydrolase family protein, giving the protein MKFKAAAVQVTSTARVSNNLTKCRQLVEEAASAGAKVIGLPENFSFMGSEAEKKNLLGQIEEETNVFLQETAKDLGIYLLGGGFPTQAPTGKVYNTASMRDPEGKEVFRYHKAHLFNAVVGDGFNYSESNSTESGGKVPDVIQTEYGKISSAICYDLRFPELFRALSEKGVELCFLPAAFTVPTGEAHWHVLLRARAIENFMYVIAPGQTGVHDPHGNRKTFGHSLIISPWGEILDEIHNTEGFAIAEIDLQKLSEIRNQLPSLNHRLF; this is encoded by the coding sequence ATGAAATTTAAAGCCGCCGCAGTGCAAGTCACAAGTACAGCAAGAGTCTCAAATAACCTAACTAAGTGTAGGCAACTTGTAGAGGAGGCGGCAAGTGCTGGTGCCAAGGTCATTGGTCTTCCCGAAAATTTTTCCTTTATGGGAAGTGAAGCTGAGAAAAAAAATCTTCTGGGGCAAATCGAAGAAGAAACAAATGTTTTTTTACAAGAAACAGCCAAAGACCTGGGGATCTATCTTCTAGGAGGAGGTTTTCCTACCCAAGCACCAACAGGAAAGGTCTACAATACCGCTAGTATGAGAGACCCTGAAGGAAAAGAAGTGTTTCGGTATCATAAAGCTCATTTATTCAACGCTGTGGTAGGTGATGGATTTAATTATAGCGAATCCAATTCTACGGAAAGTGGGGGAAAGGTTCCCGATGTCATCCAAACAGAATACGGAAAAATTTCTTCCGCCATTTGTTATGACCTTCGTTTTCCAGAACTTTTTCGTGCTCTCTCCGAAAAAGGAGTCGAACTTTGTTTTTTACCCGCAGCCTTTACCGTTCCCACAGGGGAGGCACATTGGCATGTACTCCTACGGGCTCGTGCCATTGAAAATTTTATGTATGTCATAGCACCGGGACAGACGGGAGTCCACGATCCACATGGGAACCGAAAAACCTTTGGCCATTCTCTCATCATTTCGCCTTGGGGGGAAATTTTAGATGAGATTCACAATACAGAAGGTTTTGCGATTGCAGAAATCGACTTACAAAAGTTAAGCGAAATTAGAAATCAACTTCCCAGTTTGAACCACCGTTTATTTTAG
- the argB gene encoding acetylglutamate kinase, which yields MNHHSEKINHILEALPYLIKYSGKTIVIKYGGAAMVEEELKASFAEDIVLLKYLGINPVVVHGGGPEINALIKSLNLNTQFIRGHRVTDEATMEVVEMVLTGKVNKQIVSLIQEKGGKPVGLSGKDGGLAIAEKYLMEVEAEDGKVQKVDLGLVGEVTEVDSNILLTLQREGFIPIISPVAMSKEGQTLNINADTMAGAIAEALHADKLILLTDTPGILIDGQLVTGLKKADIQGHIKSGQISGGMIPKVECCLRAIDSGVKRAHIIDGRVAHSVLIEILTNQGIGSLIEQG from the coding sequence ATGAACCACCATTCTGAAAAAATCAATCATATCTTGGAAGCACTTCCCTATTTGATCAAATATTCTGGAAAAACCATTGTCATCAAATACGGCGGGGCGGCGATGGTGGAAGAAGAATTAAAAGCATCTTTTGCTGAAGATATTGTACTTCTAAAATATTTAGGAATCAATCCAGTTGTGGTTCACGGTGGTGGACCAGAAATTAATGCCCTAATCAAATCTCTCAATCTCAATACACAGTTCATTCGTGGACATCGGGTGACTGACGAAGCCACTATGGAAGTGGTGGAGATGGTTCTTACAGGAAAAGTAAACAAACAAATTGTTTCTCTCATCCAAGAAAAAGGTGGAAAACCAGTGGGTCTCTCTGGAAAAGATGGGGGGCTTGCTATCGCTGAAAAATATCTGATGGAAGTGGAAGCAGAAGATGGGAAGGTACAAAAAGTAGATTTGGGCCTTGTGGGTGAAGTGACTGAAGTTGATTCCAATATTTTACTCACCTTACAACGAGAAGGTTTTATACCTATTATCTCACCTGTTGCCATGTCAAAAGAGGGACAAACATTAAACATCAATGCAGATACAATGGCTGGGGCTATAGCAGAAGCACTTCATGCAGACAAACTCATTTTACTCACTGACACACCCGGCATCCTTATTGATGGCCAATTGGTAACCGGTCTCAAAAAAGCTGATATACAAGGACATATAAAAAGTGGACAGATCTCTGGTGGCATGATACCAAAAGTAGAGTGTTGTTTGCGTGCGATTGACTCTGGAGTCAAAAGAGCGCACATCATTGACGGACGTGTTGCCCATTCGGTCTTAATTGAAATTTTGACCAACCAAGGGATTGGAAGTTTGATCGAACAAGGATAG